The Phycisphaeraceae bacterium genome has a window encoding:
- a CDS encoding molybdopterin-dependent oxidoreductase, which produces MAAASAAAAGASAKAGGAFALPLFDGGQASGGVTWDKAPCRFCGTGCHVQVGVQDGKVVAIAGDINAEVNKGLLCVKGYHVGLAMYGPDRLTHPMLRRNGVLERITWDEAIDIIARRIMANPAAFGMYGSGQWTIGEGCAGNKFMKAGLGSNHLDGNPRLCMSSAVTGFLSTYGVDEPAGCYDDLDHCDVLIMWGNNPAEMHPVLFSRVVDRRSKGEEVTLIDIGTRRTRTTDHCQHYLEFKPNSDLAVANGIAHLLIQRGAYDKQFVEKHCNFRQMNPEKPDDMYGMPMTFDEYAAAVASYTPERVEAISGVPAEKIVLLADLFSRRDIRITSLWCMGMNQHTRGTAINCLVHGIHLLSGHFGRPGDAPTSLTGQPSACGTVREVGTLCHLLPGGRVIANAEHRAQAEQLWNVPAGRINPRPGYHTVLLFEKFCTPTDQGGDIQTLWVQVTNPGQTLPNLHKLFRAKKNLEDKFLIVSDVYPTATTELADLVLPSAMWVEKNGMYGNSERRTQQWFRMVMPPGEARDDCWQTIAVAHRLLELGHEGMKGSDGEFIFTVRDSSGATVPIWDWNHYYDVNVDEHLFEEYRPFTRLKHKDLAPYREYVKARGLRWPVVEQPDGSWRETRFRFSGFDDPYVEKGREFQFYHSVTKDDRALIWFRPYEDPPEMPDEAYPFWLCTGRVLEHWHTGSMTRRIPQLSRAMPRAYVEVHPEDAKRLNLRNGDLVVVESRRGSMTLPAWMNGRGRPPEGTVFVPFFDETKLINEVTLDAHDPFSKQPDYKKCAVRIRRADLRAAKG; this is translated from the coding sequence ATGGCCGCCGCCAGCGCGGCCGCCGCGGGGGCGAGCGCGAAGGCGGGGGGCGCCTTCGCCCTTCCGCTCTTTGACGGCGGGCAGGCGTCGGGCGGCGTGACGTGGGACAAGGCCCCCTGCCGCTTCTGCGGCACGGGCTGTCACGTGCAGGTGGGCGTGCAGGACGGCAAGGTCGTCGCGATTGCGGGCGACATCAACGCCGAGGTCAACAAGGGGCTGCTCTGCGTCAAGGGCTATCACGTGGGGCTGGCGATGTACGGTCCTGACCGGCTGACCCATCCCATGCTGCGCCGCAACGGCGTGCTGGAACGGATCACCTGGGATGAGGCCATCGACATCATCGCCCGGCGCATCATGGCCAACCCCGCCGCCTTCGGCATGTACGGCAGCGGGCAGTGGACCATCGGCGAGGGCTGCGCCGGCAATAAGTTCATGAAGGCCGGGCTGGGCAGCAACCACCTGGACGGCAATCCCCGCTTGTGCATGTCGTCGGCGGTGACGGGGTTCCTTTCCACCTACGGAGTGGATGAACCGGCCGGCTGCTACGACGACCTGGACCATTGCGACGTGCTCATCATGTGGGGCAACAACCCCGCCGAGATGCACCCGGTTCTGTTCTCGCGCGTGGTCGATCGCCGCAGCAAGGGTGAAGAGGTCACCCTCATCGACATCGGCACGCGGCGCACGCGCACCACCGACCACTGCCAGCACTATCTGGAGTTCAAGCCCAACTCCGACCTGGCCGTCGCCAACGGCATCGCGCATCTGCTGATCCAGCGCGGGGCGTACGACAAGCAGTTCGTCGAAAAGCACTGCAACTTCCGGCAGATGAACCCCGAGAAGCCGGACGACATGTACGGCATGCCGATGACCTTCGACGAATACGCCGCCGCGGTGGCGTCGTATACACCCGAGCGCGTGGAGGCGATTTCCGGCGTGCCGGCGGAGAAGATCGTCCTGCTCGCCGATCTCTTCAGCCGGCGCGATATCCGCATCACCTCGCTCTGGTGCATGGGGATGAACCAGCACACGCGGGGCACGGCCATCAACTGCCTGGTGCATGGAATCCACCTGCTTTCAGGGCACTTCGGGCGGCCCGGTGATGCGCCAACCTCCCTCACCGGTCAACCCAGCGCGTGCGGCACGGTGCGCGAGGTGGGCACGCTCTGCCACCTGCTGCCGGGCGGGCGCGTGATCGCCAACGCCGAGCATCGGGCGCAGGCCGAGCAGTTGTGGAACGTGCCCGCCGGTCGCATCAACCCCAGGCCCGGCTATCACACGGTGCTGCTCTTCGAGAAATTCTGCACGCCGACGGACCAGGGCGGCGACATTCAGACGCTCTGGGTGCAGGTGACCAACCCCGGGCAGACGCTGCCCAACCTGCACAAACTCTTCCGCGCCAAGAAGAATCTCGAGGACAAGTTCCTCATCGTCTCCGATGTCTACCCCACCGCGACCACCGAACTGGCCGACCTCGTCCTGCCCAGCGCCATGTGGGTGGAGAAGAACGGGATGTACGGCAACAGCGAGCGGCGGACGCAGCAGTGGTTCCGCATGGTCATGCCGCCCGGCGAGGCGCGGGACGACTGCTGGCAGACCATCGCCGTGGCCCACCGGCTGCTGGAGCTCGGCCACGAGGGCATGAAGGGCTCGGATGGCGAGTTCATCTTCACGGTGCGCGATTCCTCCGGTGCGACTGTCCCGATCTGGGACTGGAATCACTACTACGACGTCAATGTCGATGAGCACCTCTTCGAGGAGTACCGGCCGTTCACGCGGCTCAAGCACAAGGATCTGGCGCCGTACCGGGAGTACGTCAAGGCCCGCGGCCTGCGATGGCCGGTCGTCGAGCAGCCGGATGGCTCATGGCGCGAGACGCGCTTCCGCTTCTCGGGGTTCGACGACCCGTACGTGGAGAAAGGGCGCGAGTTCCAGTTCTACCACTCCGTCACCAAGGACGACCGGGCGCTCATCTGGTTCCGTCCGTACGAAGACCCGCCCGAGATGCCGGACGAGGCGTACCCCTTCTGGCTCTGCACCGGGCGCGTGCTGGAGCACTGGCACACCGGCTCGATGACGCGGCGGATTCCGCAGCTCTCCCGCGCCATGCCCCGCGCCTACGTGGAGGTTCACCCCGAGGACGCCAAGCGGCTCAACCTGCGCAACGGCGACCTGGTGGTGGTCGAATCCCGCCGCGGCTCGATGACGCTTCCCGCGTGGATGAACGGGCGAGGTCGCCCGCCCGAGGGGACGGTCTTCGTGCCATTCTTCGATGAAACCAAGCTCATCAATGAGGTCACGCTGGACGCCCACGACCCCTTCTCCAAGCAGCCGGACTACAAGAAGTGCGCGGTGCGAATCCGCCGGGCCGACCTCCGGGCGGCGAAGGGGTGA
- a CDS encoding nitrate reductase cytochrome c-type subunit: MAARRMGPNQGWRSELASLVQRQVTYTDDEKRDPTLRAASLADRAARRAYNGAPPTVPHTVDQLSAAACMACHQEGTRVDARLASPMPHPFLANCTQCHVEDRTSAPVSPVIVESLFQGLPAPFQGERAWPGAPPTVPHSTWMRDDCLSCHGPMGRPGMMTTHPERQNCLQCHAPSATLDQRPASDPVQFLRDLSEREW; the protein is encoded by the coding sequence ATGGCGGCCCGGCGCATGGGTCCGAACCAGGGGTGGCGCTCCGAACTGGCGTCGCTGGTGCAGCGGCAGGTGACGTACACCGACGACGAAAAACGCGACCCGACGCTGCGGGCGGCTTCGCTCGCCGATCGCGCTGCGCGGCGGGCCTACAACGGCGCTCCCCCCACGGTGCCGCACACGGTGGATCAGCTTTCCGCCGCCGCGTGCATGGCGTGCCACCAGGAAGGAACGCGCGTGGATGCGCGGCTGGCGTCACCCATGCCGCACCCGTTTCTGGCCAACTGCACGCAATGCCACGTGGAGGACCGAACTTCAGCCCCGGTGAGCCCGGTGATCGTGGAATCGCTGTTCCAGGGTTTGCCCGCGCCGTTCCAGGGCGAGCGGGCCTGGCCCGGCGCCCCACCGACCGTTCCGCACTCCACCTGGATGCGTGATGACTGCCTCAGTTGCCACGGGCCGATGGGCCGTCCCGGCATGATGACGACCCACCCGGAGCGTCAGAACTGCCTGCAGTGCCATGCGCCATCCGCCACGCTGGATCAGCGCCCCGCCTCCGATCCGGTGCAGTTTCTGCGCGACCTGAGCGAGCGGGAGTGGTGA
- a CDS encoding 4Fe-4S binding protein: MDESREANPPGGRFPRTFPIHRPPGAIEESSFLTECTRCEACIEACPHDAIVLAPARYRGAAGTPMIDAASAPCRMCPDTPCIAACEPGVLRGDLGPRGLVMGEARIHADDCLAFTGSFCTVCSEQCPVSGAIEVREGKPRIIAEVCTGCGVCHHVCPAPINAVMLLPASPRPPRPG, from the coding sequence ATGGATGAATCGCGCGAAGCGAATCCGCCGGGGGGCCGCTTCCCTCGCACATTCCCGATCCATCGTCCGCCGGGAGCCATCGAAGAATCGTCCTTCCTGACCGAATGCACGCGATGCGAGGCATGCATCGAGGCCTGCCCGCACGATGCGATCGTGCTCGCCCCGGCGCGCTACCGCGGGGCGGCCGGCACGCCCATGATTGACGCCGCCTCCGCTCCGTGCCGGATGTGTCCGGACACGCCCTGCATCGCCGCCTGCGAACCGGGCGTGCTGCGGGGTGATCTGGGGCCGCGCGGCCTGGTGATGGGCGAGGCCCGCATTCATGCCGATGACTGCCTCGCATTCACCGGCTCATTCTGCACGGTCTGCTCCGAGCAGTGCCCGGTTTCGGGGGCGATCGAGGTGCGCGAAGGAAAGCCGCGCATCATCGCCGAGGTCTGCACCGGCTGCGGCGTGTGCCATCACGTCTGCCCCGCCCCGATCAACGCGGTGATGCTGCTGCCGGCCTCGCCGCGGCCGCCGAGGCCGGGGTGA